The genomic window TGTTCCCGATCGCATGAATCCCCACCTGAATGCCGGAAGCTTTCGCAGCATGAAGCACGCGCATCAGGTCCGCCTCTTTCCACATCAACAAACCGGTATTACCAGGATCATCGACATATGGTTCGAGCATTGCCGCGCCCCGCGATCCCATCGCGCCGTCTACAACAAGCTTCATGCTACGAATATCCAGGTACGGATCAAACTGCTGCGGCTTCTTCTTCAAATATTCTTCCCCGAAAGTGCTGGGCATTGCGACCATCGAATAAATGCGAACGCGCAACTCCTTCTTCTGCGCCATCACTTTCCATGCATCAATATCATTCTTCGAGGAACCCGCATCGTGAATCATGGTGATTCCCTTGCTCAATGCATCCTGCGCAGCAAGTTTGGTTCGTTCGATCAATTCTTCCTGCGATAAGGCTTTCATTTTGGAGGCAACCAGATCCATTGCTGTATCTACAAGGATTCCCGTTGGATTTCCTTTTGCATCCCGATGGATCTTTCCTCCTTCCGGATCCTTTGTCGCGGCTGTTACTCCACCCAGCTTCAACGCTTGTGTATTGACCCAGCCCGCGTGTCCATCAATGCGTTCCAAGAAAACAGGATGATCCGGCGCAACTCGATCCAGATCGGATGCGCCTGGAAACTTTTTGTCCGGCCAATCATTTTGGTCCCAGCCTCTGCCCTGCACCCATTGCCCCGGCGCCGTCTTCGCAACCTGCTCTTTCACCTTTTCCAAAACGGCATCCAGATTGGCAGTGCCCACAAGATCGATTGACACGCGCGCATTTCCCAATCCCGTGACATGAGCATGACTGTCAATCAGACCCGGGAAAACGAAAGCTCCTTTCAAACCGATGACTCTCGTATTTCGTCCAAACCATTTACTGATCTCTGATTCGTCTCCAAGCCAGACGATTCTGTCTCCGCGCACCGCTATCGCTTCCGCTTTTGGTAACGCAGGGTCCATTGTGATAACCGTGCCATTGGTCAATATGAGATCTGCTGGCGCCTCTTCAGAATTGACCCAGACGCTTGCTCCAAGCAAACACAAACAAAAAATGAATGCGGTGATTCGATTCATTTTGAATCCTCCCTTTTTCGTTCATACAAAATTAGATCGGAGTCTTTAATACGGTATTTTGTAACGAAATGAAAATTTTGGAAATCCTCCGGAAACCATTGTTCAAATTTCTCACCTCCCAGCGGGTATTTCCATTGCAACACGTGTGTGATGCCGAATCTCTGGAAAGGGTTGCTCGAGTTCACAAAACCTTGCCACACTGGAATCGCGTGAAGATTGTTTCCCAGACACAATTCAGGCGCCCACTGACCGGTGACAATTCCTTTTGGTGCTCGATTCTCAAGATCCCTGGAAATCTGCACCGCCGAGTACTCAGGTTTGAGCATCCAGTTCAGATAATTTCTAAGATCGGACAAAAGGAAAACTGCAACAAAAGCCCAGGCTACGTATTTCAAGCGTTTACCACCGGCATTCAAGCTCCAGATCATCAAACCGCTCAGTAAAATCAGCAAAACCGCATCCATGGAATGTATTCCGAGCTGCCGCGGGACAACATTCCAATTTGCGATGCGATCCACAAGGACAAAACTCAATTGCAGAACCGGCAGAAGAATCCCCACAAAGATCAGCAAGCGGATTCTGGTTGACCGGATTGCGTCACTTACATCTTTTAACCGGATGAGTGCAAATCCCGCCATCGCAACGAGCGGAGGAATCAACGAAGTATAATAACGGAACGGCCGGTATTTCCACAAAGCAAAGAAAAGGATTCCGCTCAGCAACCAGAGAAAAAAAACTTTTTCCAGTTTCTCCGAATTTTTAAACCGAACCAACAAGAACCAGAGCGCTAAATTTCCGAGACACAGAATCGCGGGAGTTTTCACAAAATACAGATAAAACGGTTGCTCAAGAACGTTCTTCGCCACTGCTGCAATCTGCCAGCTCTGTTGCGAAGCATAGTAAGCGCTGTATGCGCTCAACAGATCCCGGTGAGGAAGATAATTCAAAAACAACCAGATCAAAAAGCTGACCCCGAGTCCCGCGAGAAACGGAATATGCTGCCGGGAATTCCAAAGCACAAAGACAAAAGGAACAAGCGCATAAATCATCAGATATTTGGTGACGCACGAAATCATCAGGAAAATACCGGCAACAAAACTGGAAACAGGCGAACCGCTCAGAGCCAGCGCGAGAGCAAGCAAGCAAAAGGCTGCGGCAAAAGGATCCAGAATTCCCTGTCTCCCCAGCACCATCATCGGATAGTTCAAAGAAACCAAAATAGAAAAGAAAAAAGAGGTCTGCTGATCCAGTTGAGAACGGAAGAGCATAAAAGAAGCGGCCGCGATCAGAAGAGAAGAAATCACTCCGATCAAGCGGACCTGAATGAATCCTACGCCAAAGAGGTTGAACAAAAACTGCTGAACGCGCGCAAACACCGGGCTGACGATGCGCGCATCCCATTCATCTAAAACCGGATTGCCGAACAGCGCGGCATTTCTTGCATTGTGACTCCAGAAACCTTCATCAGCGAAGTAGCCGCCGCTCCAGCTGAAATCGGATGGCGGATCTGCTTCCAGTTGAACCATCCGGAATCCAAAGGTGATCAACAGCAGGAGCAGAAAATGTATCGAAACGTCCTTCTTCACTAATATCCGATGGCGAATACGAACATTTGCCGGATCAATGCAAATAGAACAAGAAAGAGGAACGTACGGAACGCCGACCGCATGATTGTAAAATTCAATGCGTACCGGAATCCGTAATAAATAAGGAAAAGAAATGTCGCAAATCCCAGAGTCGCGCAAATGCGATCCAGAAAAGGAACTCCCGCAAACAAGCCGGCCAGCGAGAGCGGTGTCATTGAGTAGGTGCTGATCGTCAAAAGTTGTTCGAAGTCAACAGGCTGCCTGGTTCTTGCAAGAACGATTTCCAGAACGAGCGAACTTAAAACTGGAAAAATGCCAAAAAGAATCCACTGCATACCCGCAAAAACAAGACCGCTTCCCACATCCAGTGTTGTTTGAACGAAGGGCCACACGTTCCAGATCGTTCCACGAACGGTGTAAGAAAAGAGGTAGCCCGCGAAAGGGAAAAAACCAAGAGCGAAGGAGTACCGCAGCAGCTCAGGAAGCCCGGTTTGCAATGATCCGTACCAGAAATCTTCCTGCTCCTGCAATACCCGCATGCTGGTCCGCGCAAACGAATCGATTCCCCGTTTCATTTAATCCCCAGTCTTCGCAGCATCGTCTGCAGGCTCTGCCTTCGAATTCCCAGCTCCGCAGCCGTATGACTGATATTTCCGTCATTGTCATTTAACCTTCTGGTTAAATATTCTTTCATAAAGCTGCTCACAATTTTTTCCTTAGCCTGCTTAAAAGGCAGATGCATGAGGTCATCCAGAAAACTGTCCGTGAATCCGGAAGGAAGCTCCAGCTCATTCGGAAGATCTTCCTTTCGCAGCACAGGCCCGGCTGCGAGCACGACCGCCCTTTCCAGAATGTTGACCAGCTGACGGACATTTCCCGGCCAGTGATAGCGGAGCATCAACCGGACCGCTTCCGGCTCCATCCCTTCCACTTTCTTGTTGTGTTTTTCAGAGAACACACCAAGATAATGCTCCACCAGAAGCGGGATATCTTCATTGCGCTCGCGCAAGGGAGGAATTTCTATGTCGATCACTTGCAAACGATAGTACAGGTCGCTTCGAAAATTTCCATTCTGGATCTCAGCCATGAGATCTTTGTGGGTAGCTGATAAGATTCGCACATCCGCTTCACGAGTTTCATCGCCACCCAATCGCTCAAACTTCCTTTCCTGCAGAATTCGCAAAATCTTGGATTGAGTGTTGAGACTCATATCGCCGATTTCATCAAGAAAAATCGTTCCCTCATGAGCCAGCTCAAATTTTCCCTTTCGTTGACGCACCGCGCCGGTGAATGCGCCTCTCTCATGACCGAACAATTCGCTCTCAATCAAATTCTCCGGCAATGCCGCGCAGTTCATCGTAATGAACGGTTTATTGTGCCGGGAGCTCCTGCGATGTATTTCCCGAGCCACAAGCTCCTTTCCGGTCCCGCTCTCTCCATGAATCAGAACAGTGATGTCGCTCAAACTCACTTTTTCCATCATGTCGAAGACTTTTCGCATTGCAACAGTTTGCCCGAGAATCGGACCAAAACCGGACCGCCGTTCGAGCTCTTTTCGTAATTCCAGATTCTCCTGTTTTAAATGCAGAGACTCCATCGCGCGCGACACAACCAGGCGTAGCTCATCGATATCGTACGGCTTGGAAACGTAATCGTACGCTCCTCTCTTCATCGCTTCTACTGCGATCTTTTCAGAACCGTATGCGGTAATCACGATCACAAGCGGAACAGAATTCTCGCGATGCACCTGCGAAAGCACAGAGAGTCCATCCATCTCGGGCAGGTTGACATCCAGGATGACAAGATCCGGCAGAAGCTGTTGGATCTTATCCAGCGCCTCTTTTCCATCTCCCGCTTCCTGAACGGAAAACCGAAACTGCGCCAGCGCTTTCCTGATCCCGTAACGGGACGCCGGTTCGTCATCCACAATCAACAACAATGGCTTTTCCATAATTTTTGAACAGAAGATCGCAAAGCACGCAAAGGTTTATGGTATTTTCTCTTCGCGGTCTTTGCGTTCTTCTGTTAAAAAACTAAGAGTAAATTGAGATCCGTGCGGTTTCAAATTCGTTACATCGATATCCGCGCCGAATTCGGCAAGCTTCTGTTTTACCACCGCCAATCCAAGACCGGTCCCTTTCTGTTTCGTCGTAAAAAAAGGATCAAAAATGCGACTGATCAGATCGGGACGAATTCCTGGACCGCTATCTGAAATGATCACCTCTACCAGATTTCCACGCACTTGATAGCCAACGTCTATTTCACCACCGGATGGCATCGCCTGCAAAGCGTTGAGAAGCAGATTCAGAAAGATGTCCTGTAAACCGAAAGAGCTCCCAAAAACGGCCGGAATGTTTCCGTTATAACGGTGCTGGATCGTGACATTTTGCGCTTTGCATTCGTTTTGAAGAATCCGTATTACGTGTTCCATCGTTGCCACCAGCGGAATGTCTCCAACATCCTGAGAGGAAGACCGCGCAAAACTCAAAAGCTGGTTTACAGAATGGTTCAAACGATCCACTTCATGCACCACGACACCCAGGTCCTGTTTGATTTCAGAATCCACAATCTGCTCTTCCAGGGATTGTGTGATGCTCTTGATGGAACTCAACGGATTCTTGATCTCGTGGGCAAGAGTCGCCGCCATTTGACCGATGGAAGCCAAACGTTCCTTTCTTGCCATGGCTCGCTCTAACTCCAATTTTTCTTCCATCAATAGAGCCGAAGAAACAGACATCGCCGTTTGTGCTGCGAGCGATTGAAGCATTTCGAGTTCCTGAGTAAGAATCGGGCGCCTGGGAGGTTTCGCTTTAAACGAGAAAATTCCCATCAAGGTCCCTTTATGGCGCACGGGAATGATGAAAATAGCGTTGAGATTTTTTATTTCAGTCTGCACGTCTGTTTCCTTTACATCTTCCAGGCGAAGGAGCCTGGACCGGTCCTGTTCGATTTTCTTTACAATCGAATCGATCACCGGTAACTCGGGAAAAGTCGTGGCCCGGAACTTTATTTTTCCTTCTCGAATATCAAAAATGCTCAAGTTCACAAAGTCCAGAAACAAAACTTTCGAAACCGTTTTCTGGATATAGTCCACCAAAGGTTGCACACCAAAAATAGAATTGATGCTTTGTTCCAGCTCATTGAACAGTTGATGATAGTAGCCGAACTCACGAAAGAAGACTTGATTCACTCTTTTTTGCAGCCATTTCTTGTAAATCGGAAACGTCACAACGATGGCTAAAATTGAAATCGCTTCAAAGAGTCCCGGCACGATGTCGAAGTAAGAACCGAGAAAGACGGAGAGCCGCCGGACGCCCAGAAAATACATTCCAAAAATCACAACCGAAAGAGTGATTACAAAGAAAGATCTGCGGATCACAAGCTCCAGGAAGTTGTATCGATAGATGAAATACGCTAGGACAGTGCTGGGCACAATCGAGGCGGCGATGCTGAGCATCTCCAAATACCCGCGGAGTTGTGGAAAGTCGCGTCCTCGCAGGATGTATGTAAAAGTTGTGAGGACGGCGATGAACAGGAGTGTTGTTCCTAAAACTCTGTAGAAGTGTATGAATGGTTCATCTTCCTGTATGCGAGCCAGCCGGATATCAATCGCGGCGGAAAGAAGTAAAGAGATCACAAACCAGGAAACGTACAGGAGCATGTAAGGAGTGAGCGCCTGCACCGATATGACAGTCGATGAAATGAACATCAAGTATAAAGGATTGACGAACCACAATAACGGCAGATAGAAAAGCGCGAGCAGTAGATTTTGCATTCTTCGGGTCAAAAACGGGGAGCCGGAATCGTTTAAGAAAGCAATATGCGTATGAACGAGCAGAGGCGGAAGTGTAGCCAATCCCAGAAATGCGATGGCTCTGGCAAGATGGGAAAACAAAAGCCACTCGCCATGGGCCAGTCCTTGCAGAACCCAGGCAATCAGGTTTCCTGAGTGCCAGACACCCAGTGAGATTACCAGAATCAAGAAGATTCGTTCGCTGGGCCGCTTTTCCTTGCGCACCATGACCAGAGTCGCAATCAGGGCGTGCAAAGCTGAGCCAACAAGATAGCCAAACAGGGGTACAAGCTGAAAAAGCATCTCAGGAAATTATACGACGGCGAGCGCAGACGTCGACCTTCGGGAAAGACAATCGAAGCTTTCCTGATGAGAGCGCTGGCATCTCTGCCCGCCAAGGCTCGTCGAGATTCCGGATTTTTGCGGCCTGGAAGTCCGCGCTCCATCTGAGTTCAAGAATTCTGCTTTTCTTCGAAGATAAGCCGAAAAGTGGAATATAAGTGATGGTAATCTTTTTGGCCCTGCCGGACGGTCATTTCAAAATCGTCCAGGTCTGACTTATTCAGAATCAGGTTTACTCCGCTGAAAAATGCCGAATTGCCATCGAGCGTTTTTTGCGTTGATGAAATCAAAACAAGGAAGGTTTGACGCCGATCGACCGCCTTCTTTGCATTGATCTTCCCAATCAATTTCTTGCCTGCTTCGGGATCATCCGGAAAGACCGGATCCACAACAATGATTCCATACGAGCTATGGACAGTCTTTAAACTCTCCATGGCCGATGAACAGGATTCCGGTTGATATCCCATGCCCTTTAACGTCGTTGCCAGAGCATCAGCCACCGTAGCATCAGCGGAACAAATTAAAGCTCTGTTTGAACTCATCGATTCTTCGACACTATCGCTTGGGCCGATCTTTGCGCCATGAAACAAAGCTTGAATCGCATCAAGAATCTCTTTTTTTGCAACGCCAAGCTGATCCTTGACAAATGCTTGCACAGCCGGTGAAACATCCGTTGTTTCCGAAGATGTCCTCGCTGACTTCGCCTTTTCTGTTACCTCCGATCCGGGTGGCTGAGGCGCGGCCGCAGGCGCAGGTGGAGGTTCAGGTTCATCATCTTTGTACTGGGCTGTTATCGATCTTCCGCAGCCGGTGCAGCGAACTTTGAAAATTCCAACAGGAAGAGTGCCATCATCCAGCGTGATTTTGTTTTTGCAACCGGGACAAACTAGAACCATCGGCTTCTCTCACTAATCGTGGATCGTGATCGTAATCTTAATCGCAATCTTAATCTTAGTCATGATTCATGATAATGATTTAAGATCACGATTACGATTAAGATCCACGATTTATTCTCACTCCATCCAATCAGGCAACTTGGTCTCTTTTGGTTTCGGTCTGACTTCAGATTTCCTTTCCACCCTCGGGGGCACCGGCTCCATTTTGCCAGTGGGGGCTGAGGGCTGAGATCCACGATCCAGCACTGTTGAAAGATCCACTCCTTCACCGGTTGAAAGTCCTTCCAGCTGCAGTTTCAAGTTTCCCGGATTGGTTGCATAAGTAAGCGCAGTCTGTTCGGTCAAGATTCCCTTTTTGACCGCCTTTTCCAGCTCGCGATCAAAGGTTTGCATTCCTTCAAGGGAACCATCAATCATCGCATCCAGCAGTGAACGTCCTTCCAGTTCCCCTTTAATGACATAGTCACGGGTTCTTTGAGTCGATTTCAAGATTTCAAAAATTGCAACGCGGCCCCCTTTTTCTTTGGGAATGAGCCGCTGCGAAATTACCCACTTGAAACTTTGAGCAAACCGGATTCGAATCTGTTGCTCATCGGACTTCGGGAAGATTCCGATAATGCGGTCGATTGTTTTGGAAGCATCAATCGTGTGAAGTGTGCTGAGAACAAGATGTCCCGTTTCCGCGGCTTCCAGGGCTATCTCCGTAGTTTCCTGATCGCGCATTTCACCCACCAGAATCACCTTGGGCGCCTGCCGCAAAGCCGCACGCAAGGCCATCGCGAACGTCGTGGTATCCGATCCAAGCTCCCGCTGATTGATTGTGCTCAAGCGATGCTGGTGCATGTATTCGATGGGATCTTCGATCGTTACAATATGGTATGCATGTTTCAGGTTGATTTCGTTGATGAGTGTCGCCAGCGTGGTCGATTTTCCACTGCCGGTCGGACCGGTCACTAGAACAATCCCCGTTTTCTCTGCAGCCACCTCATAAAGGGCCGTCGGCAGATTCAAACTCTCAATGGAAGGGACGGTTGAAGGAATGACCCTCATCACCACGCCGAGTGTGCCCCTTTGATGGAAAATATTGACCCGAAATCTGGTCACTCCCGGCAATGCATAGGAAAGATCCGTCGAACCGCTCATGACGAGCTTTCGGATGATTTCCCGGTCGTTTCCCATCAAAGTAAGCGCGATGATCTCAGTTTGATACGGGCTGAGCTTCTCCACACCTTTGATGGGAACGGAAATCAATGAGCCGTCCACTTCAATCTGAGGAGAGCGGCCGACCGAAAAATTCAAGTCAGAGACGTTTTCACGGTAACCGAGCATGAATTCGAGAATGCGGTTTAGATCGAAGCCAATCATGGATTAGAAATATCTTACCACGGTAGGGGCGACCCTTGTGGTCGCCCTAACGGGCAGGCACAAGGCCTGCCCTAGAAACGGGAGAGATTCTTATACAGTCCTGCTACAGAATGTCGAATCATCTCAAAGACTACCAGCGTATCCGGAACGGTGAAGTTGCGGGGATCGGGAATTTGCATCAACCGTTTTCCGCTCGGGTGATAATTTCCCAACAGCCCAGTTTTAAGGATCAATTCCTGATTGAGATCCAGAACACGGGACGCCTGCCATGTTTCCATGCACAGGATTTGATCCGCGGCTTTCGCCATTTCGGCTGTAATCTGACGCGCCTTGTGTCCGTTTAAATCAAAGCCGTTTTGATTAGCGACTTCGATAGCACATTCATAGGCAGAGAAACCACGCAGCGCTATCACACCGGCGGACTCTACTTCCACATCCGGAAGGGGATGCTGCAACAGAAGGTGCTTTAAATACCCTTCCGCCAGTGGCGACCGGCAAACATTTGCCGTACAAATGAAAAGAACCTTCATCGAAAATTTTCCAACAGTTTTTGCACAGCAGATATTTTCAGCACATCGTAATAGAGCACGACGACCATCACGCAAATCAAGAAAAAGAAACCGACCATCGTGACCCGCTCCTTTATCTTTACGCTGATTTCTCTGCGGAAGATTCCTTCCACCAGCAAGAAGAAAATATGTCCGCCGTCCAAAGCAGGAATGGGCAGCAAATTAATGATTCCAATGTCAAAGCTGATTTGCCCGATGAACATAAGGAGCACCACAAAACCGGTCTGCCGCGTTGCATCGCTCAAGCGGGCAATCTCAAAAGGACCTGATGTTGCCTTTAAGGAAAGCTTTCCTTGAATAAGTCTGGAAATAAAGAAGAGATTGAGCCGCAGATGGTCCCTGCATGTTCGGATGCTCTCTTTCATCGCGCTTCCCAATGGAAGTTTTCGTAACTTCGTCGGCTCCCCTGGAGCAAAACCGAGAACCCAACGTTTCAAGGCCGCATCTTTAACAGGTTGAATTTCGAATTCTTTGACAACTTTTTTCCCGCCTTCCAGGCGTTCCACAACAACTTTTAGCGGTTTGCCTCCGGTCCTTTGAACGGCTGCGGTAGTGCTCTCGTTTCCATGAATCTCAATTCCGTCGATTGTGCGAATCACATCATCTTTCTTTAATCCTGCCTTTGCAGCGGGCATGTCCGGAGTCACAGCAAGAACAATCACGTCTGACGAAGGATGAATTCCCAGGTATCCAAGACTGTTGTTGGGATTGCGGCCAACCGTAACATGTTTTTCTGCGATTTGATTTCCCCGCTGGTACCGCACAACAATGGTTTCGTCGGGATGCAACAAAGTGGCCAGCGAAACTTTTTCCCACGTGCGTGTTTCTTGTCCGTTAATCGCCAGAATCAAATCTCCGACCTTCAAACCGGCTTTGTCCGCTGGAGTTCCCTGAATCACAGCGCCGATACGGCTGGGCATGTCCACGGATTGCGATACAGGCAAGCCGATTGTTAAAGCTGCGGTGATCAGAATAATGGCAAGGATCCAGTTGAATCCGACCCCCATAAAGAGCACGAGGAATCTCTGATAGCGGGGCCGGTTGTAAAAAGAATTGGGATCGTCCGGCGCGGCTTCTTGATCCTCCATTCCGTGTATTTTTACGTATCCACCAAGTGGGATTGCAGAGACTTTGTATTCCGTTTCCCTGTAGCGAAAACCAAATAGTCTTGGCCCAAAACCTAATGAAAAAGTGGCGACAGGAATGCGAAACAGCTTGGCCATGCTGAAATGACCAAACTCATGGATCAAAATAATGATCCCGATAACAATCAAGAAAGAGAGTAATTGCCCCATAAATTAACCTTTATCGAAAATAATAGGATTTCTGAGCGGTCAAGTCTGCATATGAACCACCGATTCTCTCGCGCGTGTTCTTGCCCAGAGATCCGACTGTAACACATCCTCCAGAGAGGGATCGGCGACCGGGTTATGTTTTTCCATTGTGGATTCTACGATATGACAAATGCCACTAAAAGGAATCCGTTCTGCAAGAAAACTTTCCACCGCCACTTCATTCGCCGCATTTAACACGGCCGTCATGGTTCCTCCGGTATTCAGCGCCTGTTGCGCCAGCTTCAAACACGGGAATTTTTGCAAATCAGGTTCGAAAAACTCCAGCTTTCGAATCTCCGTCAGTTTGATGGAGGGCAGGTCGTTTTCCCATCGCTCCGGATAGCTGAGCGCAAACTGAATCGGCATTCTCATGTCTGAAATCCCGAGCTGTGCAATCACGGAACCATCGATGAATTCCACCATAGAGTGAACCACACTCTGGGGATGAATGATCACGTCCAGCTTCTCCGGCGGTTCATCAAACAGGTAATGCGCTTCAATCATCTCAAGCCCTTTGTTCATCAGAGTTGCAGAATCTATTGTAATTTTACGTCCCATGCGCCAGTTCGGATGTGCTAGCGCCTGATTGACCGTAATCGTATGAAAACTGGAAAGGTCCCTCTCCAAAAAAGGGCCGCCCGACGCCGTAAGAATCAGCTTGCGCACCGTATCCTTTTTAGCTCCGTTCAAACATTGCCAGATCGCCGAGTGCTCACTGTCGACCGGGAGTAACCGCGTATTCTTGCGCGCCACCTCCCTCGAAATGATCGGCCCTGCCACGACAAGTGTTTCTTTATTGGCCAGTGCAACATCTTTTCCCGATGAAATCGCTTTCAGAGTCGGCAAAAAACCCTTCGCTCCCACCATCGCCGACAAAACGATTCCAGTATCGGGATGTGTGGCCACTTCGACCGATCCTTCTTCACCACAAACCACGCGAATTCCGCGCGATTCCAGCTCGGAGCGCAAATCTATGGCTCCCCGGCTGTCAGCAACAGATACAATTTTCGGGCGAAACTCGAGCGCCTGCTGTCGTAGCAGTTCTACGTTCTTTCCCGCCGCCAACCCGATGATCTGAAATCGGTCCTGAAGTCGTCTGACGACATCAAGGGCGTTCACACCGATGGAACCGGTAGAACCAAGGATCGAAATTCTTTTCATATTTTGAACCGCCAAGGCGCCAAGAACGCCAACTTTCTTATTCTTCTTTTTCTTGGCGAACTTTGCGTCTTGGCGGTTTAACTAAAAAAGGAAAGGTAATAATACATTGCCGGTGCTCCAAATAACAAACTGTCCACTCGATCGAGCATTCCGCCATGTCCTGGAATAATTCCACCGGAATCTTTCACCTTTGCGGCCCGTTTTACGATCGATTCACAGAGGTCACCAATCTGACCGGCGATACCAACGACCGCACCCAACCCGATTGCGTTCACCAGCTCAAGCTCCGGAATGAAAGTGAACTTACAGATAATTGCCGCCGCGATGCCGAAAACGAATCCTGCAACGGCGCCTTCCCATGTTTTGTTTGGACTGACTGTGGGAGATAACTTGTGCCGTCCGAAACTTTTGCCGGCAAAGTAGGCAAAGGAATCCCCTGCCCAAATAATGAGAAGTAGCATCATCAGAAAATCCTCGCCTCCGTTCCAGATTCGTATCGCGATGAGAAACCCCATCAGTCCTCCGACATAGATGGCGCCGAAAAATCCGGAAATGGCTGCGTGAAAGGCTGCGGCCATCTCCAGGGAGGGAAAGAGAGCGAGAGTTAACAGGAGTACCACACCGAGCAGCATCACAAGAGAAAACTGCGGCCAGAGATGGATCAGTGTTGCAATTGCGGCGATCAAACTTGAGACGATGCGAAAAGTAACCGGAACATCCACCAGCGATAAGTATTCCTGC from bacterium includes these protein-coding regions:
- a CDS encoding PilT/PilU family type 4a pilus ATPase, with translation MIGFDLNRILEFMLGYRENVSDLNFSVGRSPQIEVDGSLISVPIKGVEKLSPYQTEIIALTLMGNDREIIRKLVMSGSTDLSYALPGVTRFRVNIFHQRGTLGVVMRVIPSTVPSIESLNLPTALYEVAAEKTGIVLVTGPTGSGKSTTLATLINEINLKHAYHIVTIEDPIEYMHQHRLSTINQRELGSDTTTFAMALRAALRQAPKVILVGEMRDQETTEIALEAAETGHLVLSTLHTIDASKTIDRIIGIFPKSDEQQIRIRFAQSFKWVISQRLIPKEKGGRVAIFEILKSTQRTRDYVIKGELEGRSLLDAMIDGSLEGMQTFDRELEKAVKKGILTEQTALTYATNPGNLKLQLEGLSTGEGVDLSTVLDRGSQPSAPTGKMEPVPPRVERKSEVRPKPKETKLPDWME
- a CDS encoding low molecular weight phosphotyrosine protein phosphatase — its product is MKVLFICTANVCRSPLAEGYLKHLLLQHPLPDVEVESAGVIALRGFSAYECAIEVANQNGFDLNGHKARQITAEMAKAADQILCMETWQASRVLDLNQELILKTGLLGNYHPSGKRLMQIPDPRNFTVPDTLVVFEMIRHSVAGLYKNLSRF
- the rseP gene encoding RIP metalloprotease RseP, whose translation is MGQLLSFLIVIGIIILIHEFGHFSMAKLFRIPVATFSLGFGPRLFGFRYRETEYKVSAIPLGGYVKIHGMEDQEAAPDDPNSFYNRPRYQRFLVLFMGVGFNWILAIILITAALTIGLPVSQSVDMPSRIGAVIQGTPADKAGLKVGDLILAINGQETRTWEKVSLATLLHPDETIVVRYQRGNQIAEKHVTVGRNPNNSLGYLGIHPSSDVIVLAVTPDMPAAKAGLKKDDVIRTIDGIEIHGNESTTAAVQRTGGKPLKVVVERLEGGKKVVKEFEIQPVKDAALKRWVLGFAPGEPTKLRKLPLGSAMKESIRTCRDHLRLNLFFISRLIQGKLSLKATSGPFEIARLSDATRQTGFVVLLMFIGQISFDIGIINLLPIPALDGGHIFFLLVEGIFRREISVKIKERVTMVGFFFLICVMVVVLYYDVLKISAVQKLLENFR
- a CDS encoding 1-deoxy-D-xylulose-5-phosphate reductoisomerase; the encoded protein is MKRISILGSTGSIGVNALDVVRRLQDRFQIIGLAAGKNVELLRQQALEFRPKIVSVADSRGAIDLRSELESRGIRVVCGEEGSVEVATHPDTGIVLSAMVGAKGFLPTLKAISSGKDVALANKETLVVAGPIISREVARKNTRLLPVDSEHSAIWQCLNGAKKDTVRKLILTASGGPFLERDLSSFHTITVNQALAHPNWRMGRKITIDSATLMNKGLEMIEAHYLFDEPPEKLDVIIHPQSVVHSMVEFIDGSVIAQLGISDMRMPIQFALSYPERWENDLPSIKLTEIRKLEFFEPDLQKFPCLKLAQQALNTGGTMTAVLNAANEVAVESFLAERIPFSGICHIVESTMEKHNPVADPSLEDVLQSDLWARTRARESVVHMQT
- a CDS encoding phosphatidate cytidylyltransferase — protein: MKRVLTALILIPAIVYIVQFAPAFVCIALIFLVMLLALQEYLSLVDVPVTFRIVSSLIAAIATLIHLWPQFSLVMLLGVVLLLTLALFPSLEMAAAFHAAISGFFGAIYVGGLMGFLIAIRIWNGGEDFLMMLLLIIWAGDSFAYFAGKSFGRHKLSPTVSPNKTWEGAVAGFVFGIAAAIICKFTFIPELELVNAIGLGAVVGIAGQIGDLCESIVKRAAKVKDSGGIIPGHGGMLDRVDSLLFGAPAMYYYLSFFS